CACCTCGCGCCTCTTGCCGTCCTCATGCCCCGAAGGGGGCAGGGTTTGGACGCCGGTCAGCGCCCGCGGATCCGGGCAACAAACCAGCGGGCGATCCCCAGGCCCAGGGTCAGGTTGTTGAGGCTGCGGGAGAAGGCCGCGCGGCCAAGACTCGCTTCCAGGCGCGCCAATCGGCGGGAGAGCTCTCCCCGCAGGGCAATGGCCCGGCGTTTGTCGGCCAGGGCGCGCAGTTGTCCGTCTAGAAACATGCCCGGTCCTTTTTCAGTTCCTCCACGGATTGGGAAAAGGCCAGGGGCAGCCGGGCCAGCCGGCGGCGCAGGGCAAAAAGGGTCAGCGCCCCGGCCACAAGCAGCGCCGCGCCCCCTCCCGCCGCCACAGCGAGACGCCACTGGGGCGGCAGGGCCAGGAACACGGCCAGGATGGCCAGGGCCAGGCCCATCAGAAACAGGGCTGCGCCCAAAAACGCCAGCAGCATCAGTTGGACGAGGCGGATTTTCACCTCGCGGGCCTCAAGCCCCAACAGTTCCAGGCGGTCTGCGGCGATATCCAAGGCCAGCCCGGCCATGCGCCCGGCCGTGCCCATCAGCTCCGAGAGGGCGGCAAACGTGTCGGCCACGCTACTTGCGGCTCATGAACCAGCCAAGCAGCAGCCCGAAGAGAAACGAGCCGCCCACGGCATGGTAGGGTTTTTCGTGGATGATGCGATCGGCAGCCTGGATTTTGGCATCGAGGATGTCGTCCAGGTCGGCGTATTTGCTCTTGGCGGCCTCCAGCCGTTTCCCCAAAAGTTCGCGGGCCTTCTGGACGCGTTCGTCGGCTTCTTCAGCCGTGGCGTCGACCAGGACGCCGGCATGGCGGATGAGTTCGCGCAGTTCTGCGGCCATGGCCTCGGCGGGGGGTGTCTTTGCAGCCATTGTCATGCCTCCTTGGCAGTGGGCCATTGCCC
The Desulfovibrio sp. TomC genome window above contains:
- a CDS encoding DUF883 family protein; this encodes MAAKTPPAEAMAAELRELIRHAGVLVDATAEEADERVQKARELLGKRLEAAKSKYADLDDILDAKIQAADRIIHEKPYHAVGGSFLFGLLLGWFMSRK
- a CDS encoding phage holin family protein, with amino-acid sequence MADTFAALSELMGTAGRMAGLALDIAADRLELLGLEAREVKIRLVQLMLLAFLGAALFLMGLALAILAVFLALPPQWRLAVAAGGGAALLVAGALTLFALRRRLARLPLAFSQSVEELKKDRACF